In one uncultured Methanobrevibacter sp. genomic region, the following are encoded:
- a CDS encoding Ig-like domain-containing protein yields VTIDVGVDENATGYVTIEVLGQTFMLPVEDGKAVFTYDFFPATYSANVKYLGDDNFNVASTTVSFTVFETSPELKNTTIDINVTSEENNVTITAAVNQKATGLIEFNIEGKTVYLAVNNGQATYNINLPANTYTIAVTYLGDDKFNPNATSASFEVLGHIKKDTPINAASENATGYVTIEILGQTVMLPVENGKATFTYDFRPATYSANVKYLGDDNFNNASTTTSFTVFETSPELKNTTIDVNVTTVENNVTITATVNQMATGLIEFNIDGQAVYLAVNNGQATIYNLNLPANTYTVAVTYLGDDKFNPNATSASFEVLGHIKNSFYC; encoded by the coding sequence TGTGACTATTGATGTGGGTGTTGATGAAAACGCTACAGGTTATGTAACCATTGAAGTTTTAGGTCAAACATTCATGCTTCCAGTTGAAGACGGAAAAGCAGTATTCACCTATGATTTCTTCCCAGCAACTTACTCCGCCAATGTAAAATACCTTGGTGATGACAACTTTAATGTTGCTTCCACTACTGTCTCATTTACAGTATTTGAAACATCTCCTGAATTAAAAAATACTACAATTGACATTAATGTTACTTCTGAGGAAAACAATGTGACAATAACTGCTGCTGTAAACCAAAAGGCAACAGGACTTATTGAATTTAACATAGAAGGAAAAACAGTATATCTTGCAGTAAACAATGGTCAAGCAACCTACAATATCAATTTACCTGCAAACACATATACCATTGCAGTTACCTATTTAGGTGATGACAAATTCAATCCTAATGCAACTTCAGCAAGCTTTGAAGTTCTAGGACACATTAAAAAAGACACACCAATAAATGCAGCTTCTGAGAACGCTACAGGTTATGTAACCATTGAAATCTTAGGCCAGACAGTAATGCTTCCAGTTGAAAACGGAAAAGCAACTTTCACTTATGACTTCCGCCCTGCAACATACTCCGCCAACGTAAAATACCTTGGTGATGACAACTTCAATAATGCATCCACAACCACTTCATTTACAGTATTTGAAACATCTCCTGAACTGAAAAATACAACAATTGATGTAAATGTAACCACTGTGGAAAACAATGTGACAATAACTGCTACTGTAAACCAAATGGCAACAGGTCTTATTGAGTTTAATATTGACGGACAAGCTGTATACCTTGCAGTTAACAACGGTCAGGCAACAATATATAATCTTAATTTACCTGCAAACACATATACTGTTGCAGTAACCTATTTAGGTGATGACAAATTCAATCCTAATGCAACTTCAGCAAGCTTTGAAGTTCTAGGACACATTAAAAACAGTTTCTACTGTTAA